The following nucleotide sequence is from Nitrososphaerota archaeon.
CTCTGCGGCCACTATCTGGACACCGAACCTAGCCCCCATGCCGTAGTAGACGTAGACCTCAGGCTTCCCGTCGTGCTTGTGGGGCGGAAAGCTCGTCCAGTTCCCGGCGTCGCCTTCCACGAATCCTACGATGAGCCTGTTCGCCGGTTCCTTCTCGCCGATGGAAGTATAGATGTGTCTCCGGTAGGACTCGGCGCCTGAGACAACGGGCTTCACATCCGCGAATCGTCGCACGTACTGAGCGAACCTCTCCGTCCCGGGGGCCCTCGCCCATATCACGTCAGCCTGCGCGTCCGCCTCCAAACTGAACACCGACCCCAAAGGCAGGTAGCACACGTCCTTCTCCCCGAGCTCAAGGAGCTGGCCCTGGTCAGTCCTGACCCTGACCGACCCGGCCACAGGCGTAACCACAGATTCGGAACCCTCCCCCTTCAACCCTGCCACCCTCAGAACCTTCC
It contains:
- a CDS encoding 5-deoxy-glucuronate isomerase codes for the protein MFHRNTGETDAFETLCSIPAMSVSRLRMRKVLRVAGLKGEGSESVVTPVAGSVRVRTDQGQLLELGEKDVCYLPLGSVFSLEADAQADVIWARAPGTERFAQYVRRFADVKPVVSGAESYRRHIYTSIGEKEPANRLIVGFVEGDAGNWTSFPPHKHDGKPEVYVYYGMGARFGVQIVAAEEDEAYVVREGDAVLFERGYHPNVATPGVGMKFVWIISADPRERNLSVELHPDYKEMPMGQTHLSTK